A single window of Puniceicoccaceae bacterium DNA harbors:
- a CDS encoding F0F1 ATP synthase subunit delta, whose amino-acid sequence MHVSQTKLKSFIRRLVELSKTDGRVDSKKVAEVLETLKAQSPRGLRQILSLYRNAVQQEIRRCTASVAYAGILSEATQQSLLQALETKFDRKLQLDLHEDPSLLAGIKITVGDNVMEHSIRRMLSQLHSAA is encoded by the coding sequence ATGCATGTTTCCCAAACCAAACTGAAATCCTTTATCCGGCGCCTGGTTGAGTTATCCAAGACCGATGGGCGAGTCGATTCGAAGAAGGTTGCCGAAGTGCTTGAAACACTGAAGGCACAATCCCCACGTGGGCTTCGTCAGATCCTCTCCCTTTATCGCAATGCGGTACAGCAGGAGATTCGGCGATGCACCGCAAGCGTTGCCTATGCTGGAATCCTTTCGGAGGCGACACAACAATCGTTGCTTCAGGCACTCGAAACCAAGTTTGATCGCAAACTACAGCTGGATTTGCATGAAGATCCGAGTTTGTTGGCAGGCATCAAGATAACCGTGGGCGACAATGTGATGGAGCATTCGATACGACGCATGCTTTCCCAACTCCACTCCGCCGCCTAG
- the atpF gene encoding F0F1 ATP synthase subunit B — MIDLLQIAADVAGHAVEHGAHAVAASSPIEKIATGFHVEIKTLLAQIVSFLLIFAALYFGAWKKVLDVLEQRRTKIADGLQYAEEMKTQLAEAERKQAETLKAAALEAKEITAQAQKTAKEIIEKTQRDTQRKAEEMIAQTRENLTLERKQMLAEVKEHASRMVALTAERVLSRELNDTERNRFAESAASEIQNAG, encoded by the coding sequence ATGATCGACCTTCTTCAAATTGCAGCTGATGTTGCGGGCCACGCAGTCGAGCACGGTGCCCATGCGGTAGCCGCTTCCAGTCCCATCGAGAAGATTGCCACCGGCTTCCACGTCGAGATCAAAACACTGTTGGCGCAGATTGTGAGTTTTCTGCTCATTTTTGCCGCTCTGTATTTTGGTGCCTGGAAGAAGGTGCTGGATGTCCTGGAGCAGCGCCGCACCAAGATTGCCGATGGCCTTCAGTATGCGGAGGAAATGAAAACCCAGCTTGCTGAAGCAGAGCGCAAGCAGGCTGAGACTCTCAAGGCAGCCGCGTTGGAAGCAAAGGAAATCACTGCGCAGGCGCAGAAGACCGCAAAGGAAATCATTGAAAAAACGCAGCGCGATACACAGCGCAAGGCTGAAGAAATGATTGCGCAGACACGTGAGAATCTCACGCTTGAGCGCAAGCAGATGCTTGCAGAGGTCAAGGAACACGCCAGTCGCATGGTCGCGTTGACTGCCGAACGCGTATTGAGTCGCGAACTCAATGACACTGAACGCAACCGGTTTGCAGAGAGTGCTGCAAGTGAAATCCAGAACGCAGGCTGA
- a CDS encoding ATP synthase F0 subunit C has product MLEIISNFDVIAQLTGDLGKGLTAALGCASAALGVGLIGTKAVESVGRNPSASGKVLVQSIIGMALAEAVAFYSLFLY; this is encoded by the coding sequence ATGTTAGAAATTATCTCAAACTTCGACGTGATCGCACAGCTTACTGGTGACCTTGGAAAAGGACTTACTGCCGCCCTGGGATGCGCATCTGCCGCACTGGGGGTCGGTCTGATCGGAACCAAGGCTGTGGAATCCGTAGGTCGCAATCCGAGTGCATCCGGAAAGGTTCTGGTTCAGAGCATCATCGGTATGGCACTCGCCGAAGCGGTTGCATTTTATTCGTTGTTTTTGTATTGA
- a CDS encoding FoF1 ATP synthase subunit a, which yields MRRILPGLAFLFLLTSAQAADGVSPYAYGLFEIPGLGLTVTNSMVMLWTVTLLLILFVRLAVRKGELVPSTGQALVEIVAEAVENLIEPIVGKRLVRPTFWLLAGYFFIILIHNWSALIPGVGTIGMIDQDGHFNYWFRPANADLNTTLALAIIATGAWFYYVLRYAGLKALLVDLFGNKADKKDVGTVIWMLLFPIFWAVGVIEVISIAFRPVSLSFRLFGNVFGGENLLFNMMGLFAWVMPAPFYLLELLIGLIQALVFTLLVAVYIGLICNHESEDGHAH from the coding sequence ATGAGACGAATCCTACCGGGTCTTGCATTTCTGTTCTTACTCACCAGTGCTCAAGCTGCTGATGGAGTTTCTCCCTATGCCTACGGGTTGTTTGAGATACCCGGCCTTGGACTGACGGTTACGAACTCCATGGTGATGCTGTGGACGGTCACTCTGCTGCTCATCTTGTTTGTTCGCCTTGCGGTGCGGAAAGGAGAGCTGGTTCCCTCCACGGGTCAGGCTCTGGTTGAAATCGTCGCAGAAGCAGTGGAAAATCTCATCGAGCCCATTGTCGGGAAACGCTTGGTTCGGCCCACCTTCTGGCTGCTGGCTGGATACTTTTTCATCATTCTGATTCACAACTGGAGCGCACTGATCCCAGGTGTCGGAACGATTGGAATGATCGATCAGGATGGTCATTTCAATTACTGGTTTCGACCGGCCAATGCGGACCTGAATACAACGCTCGCCCTGGCGATCATTGCCACAGGTGCATGGTTTTATTACGTGCTGCGCTATGCAGGATTGAAGGCCTTGCTAGTTGATCTATTTGGGAACAAGGCTGACAAAAAGGATGTCGGCACCGTCATCTGGATGCTTCTGTTTCCGATTTTCTGGGCGGTGGGGGTCATTGAAGTAATTTCCATTGCTTTTCGACCAGTATCCCTCTCTTTCCGACTGTTCGGTAATGTCTTTGGTGGCGAAAATCTATTGTTCAATATGATGGGATTGTTTGCCTGGGTCATGCCTGCACCGTTCTACCTCCTGGAATTGCTCATTGGGTTGATTCAGGCACTGGTATTCACACTGCTGGTTGCTGTTTACATCGGACTGATCTGCAATCATGAATCTGAAGATGGGCATGCCCATTGA
- a CDS encoding MarC family protein, producing the protein MEMSWFSAVLLLLIILDPIGNVPIFIATLDRVAPEKRFRVIVRECLIAYLVLLVFAVAGNQLMGWMHLSDYSMGIAGGFILFIIAFRMIFRRPDGVFGEATESDPFIFPMAIPLFAGPSAIAFVLLLTSKAPDRLLEWILAITLAAAVSSAILCLGSPLDRFIGRRGMKAMETLLGLLLTVVATQMLLDGIGVYLQHLREIQG; encoded by the coding sequence ATGGAAATGTCCTGGTTTTCGGCGGTCTTACTTTTATTGATCATTCTGGATCCGATCGGAAATGTACCCATTTTCATCGCAACCCTCGACCGTGTGGCACCAGAAAAGCGATTTCGCGTCATTGTTCGGGAATGTTTGATTGCCTATTTGGTGCTTCTGGTCTTTGCGGTGGCGGGGAACCAACTGATGGGGTGGATGCACCTCTCGGATTATTCGATGGGAATTGCGGGAGGGTTTATCCTGTTCATCATCGCCTTCCGCATGATCTTTCGACGTCCGGACGGTGTTTTTGGGGAAGCTACAGAGTCCGACCCATTCATTTTCCCCATGGCCATTCCTTTGTTTGCCGGACCCTCGGCGATCGCGTTTGTCCTGCTGCTGACATCGAAGGCACCGGATCGACTCTTGGAATGGATCCTGGCCATCACACTTGCAGCTGCGGTTTCTTCCGCCATTCTGTGTCTTGGCAGCCCGCTGGACCGGTTCATCGGACGTAGGGGAATGAAGGCCATGGAAACCCTGCTCGGTTTGTTACTCACGGTAGTTGCGACACAAATGTTGCTCGATGGAATTGGGGTTTACTTACAGCATTTGCGGGAGATTCAGGGCTGA